The DNA window ATCGCCGCCCACGCCGCACCGGATGCGGTCGTCTACGCGGGCGGACGCATCAAGCACATGACCGTGGCCATGAACGACGTGCTGCGGCGCTTCTTCGACCGCGTCGACGTGACGCACGCCCGCCAGAAGTCACGGGTGCTGATCGCACGCGGCCCGCACGACGGGGCCGATCCGCGGCCGCGGCGGCAGCAGCATCCCGGACTTTTGGTCGTCTGCGCGTTCGGCGGCGCCTTCGCCGGCACGTCGGTCGACATCGGCACCCGGCTGCTGCTGGAGCACCTGCCCGCCGCGTTCCCCGACGAGGTGGTCGACCTCGCGTGCGGCACGGGGGTCATCGGGGCGTTCATCGCGATGCGGGATGCCGCCGCTCACGTGTACGCGACGGATCAGTCGGCCGCGGCCGTCGCCTCGGCACGCGCGACGGCGGACGCCAACGGCGTGGCCGAGCGGATGCGCGTCGTGCGCGACGACGCGCTGTCGTCGCGCCCGGCCGACAGCGCGCGGTTCGTGACCCTCAACCCGCCGTTCCACATCGGGGCGGCGGTGCACGACGGAGTCGCGCTGCGCCTGTTCGCCGACGCGGCACGCGTGCTGCAGCCGGGTGGCGAGCTGTGGACGGTGTGGAACTCGCCGCAGCGCTATCGGTCCGCCCTCGAGGAGCTGGTCGGCCCGACGCGCCAGATCGCCCGCAACGCGAAGTTCACCGTCACGGTCTCGACGGCGCGCTGAGCCTGCCGCTCCTCCGCCTCCCGCCGGGCGCCGAGCGCGGAAGCCGAGCGCGGGCGCCGACGAGGGCGCCGATCGAGTGCGCTGAGAAGCCGGGCTGCCCGGGCGTCGGCGCGAAGCTCCGTCGTCAGCCCTTGAGCATGGCGCGGAGGGTCTGCACGGTGTCGGCGTCGGCCGCGAGCTTGTCCTCCCGGTAGGCCTTCACCCGCGCGAACCGCAGCGCGATGCCGCCCGGGTACCGTGTCGAGCGCTGCACGCCGTCGATCGCGATCTCCACGACCACCTCCGGACGCACGAACACCGTCATCGCGGTGCGCCGCGTCTCGAGCTCCGCGAAGCGCTCGGTCTGCCAGCGCAGCAGGTCGTCGGTCAGGCCCTTGAAGGTCTTCCCGACCATCACCAGACCGCCCTCCTCGCCGAACTCCCCCGACTCGTCGCGGGCGCCCAGGTGGATGTTCGACAGCCATCCGCGTCGCCGCCCCGAACCCCACTCGGCCGCGAGCACCACGAGGTCGAAGGTGTGGACCGGCTTGACCTTCACCCAGCTCTTCCCGCGGCGTCCGGCGGCGTAGGGGGCGTCGAGCGCCTTCACCATCACGCCCTCGTGGCCGGCGGCCAGGGCGTCGCGCGACAGCTGCTCCGCGGCCTCCGCGTCGGCGGTGATGATGCCGGGCACGCGCAGGTCGCCGACGACGCGGTCGAGCTCGGCGCGTCGCACCGAGAGCGGCTCGTCGACGAGGTCGCGGTCGTCGACGTGCAGGATGTCGAAGAACCAGGGCCGCAGCGCCACCTCCCGTGCCGTCTCCGAGCCGAACCGGGCCATCGTGTCCTGGAACGGGCGCGGCGCGCCGTCTTCGTCGAGCGACAGCGTCTCGCCGTCGAGGATCAGTCGTCGCGCGGGGAGGGCGCGCACGGCCTCGACGATCTCGGGCACGCGGTGGGTGACGTCGGCCAGGGTGCGCGTGAAGACCCGCACGTCGTCGCCGTCGCGGTGCACCTGCACGCGGGCGCCGTCGAGCTTGTACTCCACCGATGCCGTGCCCGTGATGCCGATCGCCTCGGTGGGCGTCGCGGCGGTCGAGGCCAGCATGGGGAGCACGGCCCTCCCGACCTGCAGGCTCACCTCGTCGAGATCGGTCTCGGTGCCGGTCAGGGCGATGACGGCGGTCGCCCCCAGGTCGCCCGACAGCATCGCGGCGCGGCGGACGGCCGCGGCCGGACGACCGGAGGCCGACGCGATGGCGTCGAGGAGCACGCCCTCGAGCGCGCCGGTGCGGAGCTCGCCGATCAGCACGCGCGACAGGAAGTCCCACTCGGCCGCCGTCGCGCGCTCGGCGAGGTCGGTGAGCGTCGCGGTGCGGATCGCGGCCGAACCGCTGCCGGATGCCGCGACCAGCCGGTTGAGGGCGGCATCGACGTCGACGATGCCCAGCGTCGACTCGACGGCATGTCGTGGCGCCAGCGTGGACAGCCCGCGCCAGCCGACGCCGACACGGCCCTGCCGGGGGCTCGCGACGAGGTAGCCGACGGCCGGGATGATCTCGTCGGACCCGAGCGAGCGGAGCGAGGCCGCGAGCGCGGCCACCTTCCCGGTGCGGGCGGACAGGCCCGCCACCTCGTCGGTGAGCACGGCAAGGTCGGCCAGGAGCATGGTCGCATCCTCGCATCGGGTACGGACATCGTGTCGGGGCTGGACGCTACCCTCGGAGCGTGCACACCACCAACTACGTCGACACCTTCATCGCCGTGGCCCCCGACAGCCCCGCGGAGTCCGCCACCGAGCCCGCGCACCGCGAGCAGCCGACCATCGCCCAGCTCCACTACGAGCTGATCGCCGGCCATCCCTACCGGTACACCTCCGACGACGTCCTCTTCGAAACCCACGCCCGCCGTGCCGGCGTCCCTGAAGAGGAGCGCGCGGCGGCGCGCGCCGCCTTCTTCTCGAAGGGGCAGCCCTGCCTGCGATCCTCACCGCTCGGCAAGCGCCTCGGGTGGGGCACGCACCACGACGCCGAGGGCCGCGTCGCCGTCGTGGCGGTCGAGTCCGAGGAGTACGCGCGGCTGCTCGCCGACCCGTCACTCACGCAGACGCGGGCGATGCGGTCGTCCCGCGCCGGCTGAGCCTGCGCTGTCAACCGCGCGCGGCCGACAGCGCGGCCACGGCCCCCACGCCGCCGAGGAAGCCCTCGAGGTCGGGCTCATCGCCCGTGGGCTGCAGGATGACCGACGTCGCTCCGGCGTCGAAGAACGGCTGGATCGCGCGGACGACGTCCTCCGGATCACCGGACACGTCGAGCGACGGATCGGCCGCGTTCCTCCACGCGGCGTGATCGGCGGACACGCGCTCCGCCGCCCCGGCGCCGAACGCGGCGGTGACGAAGACGATGAACTCGTGCGTGCCCGCCCGACCCGCGGCATCCCGTCCCTCCTGCACGAGGGCGACGGCGTCACGGATGCGGTCCGGCGTCCAGCCCGACGGCACGACCGTGCCGTCGGCGACCTCCCCCGTCAGGCGGAGCGTCTTCGGCCCCTCCCCCGCGGCGATGACGGCCGGGGCCTGCGCGGGCGGCCAGTCGAGCTTCACTCCGTCGAGCCGCACGTAGCGCCCGTCGGTGTTCAGCTCCTCACCGGCGAGCAGGCCGCGGAGCGCCGGGACGTATTCGCGCATGAGCGTCAGCGGCGACTGCGCCCGCGCGCCGACCTGCGCCATC is part of the Microbacterium lemovicicum genome and encodes:
- a CDS encoding class I SAM-dependent methyltransferase: MDFPFDALRRRPDLEAPELQAWDAADLLLLDESADDRRQAGPGELVVIGDGYGALTLPAVSDGAQEVRVHQDALTGEQALAANAAELLPDAGVRSLDLDADLVRGARVVLLRLPRSLHALEDIAGLIAAHAAPDAVVYAGGRIKHMTVAMNDVLRRFFDRVDVTHARQKSRVLIARGPHDGADPRPRRQQHPGLLVVCAFGGAFAGTSVDIGTRLLLEHLPAAFPDEVVDLACGTGVIGAFIAMRDAAAHVYATDQSAAAVASARATADANGVAERMRVVRDDALSSRPADSARFVTLNPPFHIGAAVHDGVALRLFADAARVLQPGGELWTVWNSPQRYRSALEELVGPTRQIARNAKFTVTVSTAR
- a CDS encoding LLM class flavin-dependent oxidoreductase; this translates as MPRIGAIFTPSFPPERLRSAALAAEAAGVPELWLWEDCFRESAFAAASAVLAWTETLKVGIGVSPMPLRNVALLAMEIATLERLFPGRVIPGVGHGVLDWMAQVGARAQSPLTLMREYVPALRGLLAGEELNTDGRYVRLDGVKLDWPPAQAPAVIAAGEGPKTLRLTGEVADGTVVPSGWTPDRIRDAVALVQEGRDAAGRAGTHEFIVFVTAAFGAGAAERVSADHAAWRNAADPSLDVSGDPEDVVRAIQPFFDAGATSVILQPTGDEPDLEGFLGGVGAVAALSAARG
- a CDS encoding ATP-dependent DNA ligase, with the protein product MLLADLAVLTDEVAGLSARTGKVAALAASLRSLGSDEIIPAVGYLVASPRQGRVGVGWRGLSTLAPRHAVESTLGIVDVDAALNRLVAASGSGSAAIRTATLTDLAERATAAEWDFLSRVLIGELRTGALEGVLLDAIASASGRPAAAVRRAAMLSGDLGATAVIALTGTETDLDEVSLQVGRAVLPMLASTAATPTEAIGITGTASVEYKLDGARVQVHRDGDDVRVFTRTLADVTHRVPEIVEAVRALPARRLILDGETLSLDEDGAPRPFQDTMARFGSETAREVALRPWFFDILHVDDRDLVDEPLSVRRAELDRVVGDLRVPGIITADAEAAEQLSRDALAAGHEGVMVKALDAPYAAGRRGKSWVKVKPVHTFDLVVLAAEWGSGRRRGWLSNIHLGARDESGEFGEEGGLVMVGKTFKGLTDDLLRWQTERFAELETRRTAMTVFVRPEVVVEIAIDGVQRSTRYPGGIALRFARVKAYREDKLAADADTVQTLRAMLKG
- a CDS encoding DUF6157 family protein; protein product: MHTTNYVDTFIAVAPDSPAESATEPAHREQPTIAQLHYELIAGHPYRYTSDDVLFETHARRAGVPEEERAAARAAFFSKGQPCLRSSPLGKRLGWGTHHDAEGRVAVVAVESEEYARLLADPSLTQTRAMRSSRAG